A single window of Maylandia zebra isolate NMK-2024a linkage group LG2, Mzebra_GT3a, whole genome shotgun sequence DNA harbors:
- the LOC101478648 gene encoding uncharacterized protein LOC101478648 isoform X3, producing MEDHMTSSDSAGTGCTSVAMVKDSVGADVDLRVLCDRVEDLEQRAVSAIQPESYLRNRIRELETSERSLLLELYQLASASQFPNMHHSQRLDQRLHMLREEVRTMTQEKEREERVWRERLQRCQRQLKAKEGEMSRQAQYFENFKTQLQHKLSLAWEREQSLQNRIYTLEKQLLDMTVSAATGMTTIRAVRITGGTVQCLEEQDRLSSMRGEGEGEEETKEERRKKWQPSVGTEREERRKGDEGKAENSIGGGRNSDTKQSSNEARLQGFIVSLQEDLRVLLEREEERMTERKRLMEQLQEAQESNHFLSCSVDEMKSEIHQLKLSENSLLEELEHLREENLRLQQVLRDSANHIPSQSSACLGPETSTPNSSLAVNSGTANIFSYSTATGQPSVACSGEVQPYSSEVPLVHHQATAESTQSSTEHYSSAVKSKMPTKGHPVNLFHYGSESSANFKSLSLTTESIDEFKLGSWCSEGNLNVEESPSEESDALREAYRSLGLDRDLKALQEQRDNLKVALQHTQSQLKEIAEENAQLKLQLRKQAEELEAETEQRSSAEKINTPSTYGGNDQPRSSPTQDGNILALAQDDLIQSLNQENGALAERIQELLAHIERKEDDITKQQTQLMERISQLEEDQVRLEQENREQGCLISELTKKTEDDLNTIMDLQQKLVQGEEASHLMFNQETDSTKTGSVSGSQHNNLCDLLKSSSQKNHLHLDSQKDEAAQLTNSVQNLKTDQEELTKSINSLREQQREVALSVQVQTEEKQQLTRTVWGLKEEKDHISKALADLKQEKEQLSRAVCGLRDEREHFKRSINGQKEEKEQLTKSLSALERDKGAILEFLSSGKEEREEIMKSLQSLQTERDQLSQTVLYLKQERDKLTDSLKCLKEKRDQEQISHSLKEEHDRLMKSVSSLEEEKRRTEYSVRCLKQAEEQIMQVIQDLREERDSLQGLSIQKQTEERNQKQQMLNSSSAGLTKKSEIPAETADYATQRCQTNNHGGNLIQQEENDLMRDIKTLGAELKKSQEEMDKSRAEIKRLQGELRHSETRREEVERKASQAAENAMKLTDVENQMEEIKKENYNLTTQVKELQNKLTGLLREKTDMLSLKAQTEERYNILTAQLKAKTVALEELNSEYIALKRGQGSRDDVNTVLVSLRARYNDIRAKYDALLKRKSQTDLDIPPLKAKLSCLVVKCQERNSLLDQMMKILQRQGCVNPYLTQQVEHLLSDAALQEYTAAFTLENNTKTWDYASGFTPEFSSKYKSCTSKFITDRTCPVVSTSVKKHQQTGVTPEAGVEGRGKEISIVSTESSGNHQDCGSEFTPVLTGSLKKDANSSVPSSPVQEQATVQASASSALPPNEREITDTVPAQLSPSAGGPPQAASQPEKLVFHHPEIKKEKSSLCATSVTGYLLSPTIPSSVSFASPKRRLSSPEKILNLHEQLQKTLRSSFEAPKSRGRGQDPRRSPSLSAPADLNKASQTKTLSLSFNNAQINSLTVTTAMSQAPHTPVVTTKPVAPNKSPTLFEAVASRSVNATFSPSIFTNHHLKGDTSALSSSSNFTFFTPAANNVKSILSNGTNETLSSKITKKITAIPDVSYAAHKASPQRVATFDSAVTNPKATSSDPTASQISTAPEVTTFNMTSKMDGAIPEVSQSSQLSHCSPERSNKFATTFTARLGKRPKPEAPAEVRSIEVIKTVGQSNLMIGWERPPLDELGCSNGTFVYGYRVYVDGDFHKSVMSSACTKHRNIYICRPLRERPHLRLD from the exons ATGGAGGATCACATGACCTCGTCAGACTCAGCAGGTACCGGATGCACTTCAGTTGCCATGGTAAAGGACTCTGTAGGAGCTGATGTGGACCTGCGTGTGCTGTGTGATCGAGTGGAGGACTTGGAGCAGAGAGCGGTTTCAGCCATCCAGCCTGAGAGCTACCTGAGGAACAG GATCAGAGAGTTGGAGACGTCAGAGAGGAGCCTCCTGCTGGAGCTATATCAGCTAGCGTCTGCCTCTCAGTTCCCCAACATGCATCACTcccagaggctggaccagagaCTCCACATGCtcagggaggaggtcaggacCATG acTCAGGAGAAGGAGCGAGAGGAGCGAGTGTGGAGGGAGCGACTGCAGCGTTGTCAGAGGCAACTGAAGGccaaagagggagagatgaGTCGACAGGCCCAGTATTTTGAAAACTTTAAAACCCAACTCCAACACAAGCTCAGCCTGGCCTGGGAGAGAGAGCAGAGCCTGCAGAATCGCATCTACACTTTAGAAAAGCAGCTACTTGACATGACTGTGAGTGCCGCCACTGGTATGACAACTATCAGAGCAGTCCGAATCACTGGTGGTACTGTGCAGTGCTTGGAAGAACAAGACAGACTATCTTCCATGAGGGGAGAGGGCGAAGGAGAAGAGGAGACCAAGGAAGAGAGGCGAAAGAAATGGCAGCCAAGTGTTGGAACTGAGAGAGAAGAAAGGCGAAAGGGCGATGAGGGAAAAGCAGAGAACAGCAtaggaggaggaagaaacagTGACACAAAACAGTCCTCAAATGAGGCAAGGTTACAAGGATTCATTGTCAGCCTGCAGGAGGATCTCAGAGTACTgctggagagagaggaggagaggatgaCTGAGAGGAAGAGACTAATGGAGCAGCTCCAGGAGGCCCAGGAGAGCAACCACTTCCTCAGCTGCAGCGTGGATGAGATGAAGTCAGAGATCCATCAGCTGAAACTATCTGAGAACTCGCTATTGGAGGAGCTTGAACACCTGAGAGAGGAGAACCTAAGACTGCAGCAGGTCCTCAGGGATTCGGCTAACCACATACCAAGCCAATCATCCGCATGCCTGGGTCCTGAGACCAGCACACCCAACTCCAGTCTGGCTGTTAATTCTGGGACTGCCAACATTTTCTCATATTCCACTGCCACGGGACAGCCATCAGTGGCTTGCTCAGGAGAG GTGCAGCCTTATTCATCAGAGGTTCCACTTGTTCACCACCAGGCGACAGCAGAGAGCACACAGAGCAGCACAGAGCATTATTCCTCAGCAGTTAAATCAAAAATGCCAACTAAAGGTCATCCTGTAAACCTGTTTCACTACGGGTCTGAATCCAGTGCCAACTTCAAGTCACTTTCCTTGACTACAGAATCAATAGATGAGTTTAAACTTGGAAGCTGGTGCTCTGAAGGGAACTTAAACGTAGAAGAGAGCCCCAGTGAGGAATCTGATGCCCTGAGGGAAGCTTACAGGAGCTTGGGGCTAGATAGAGATCTTAAAGCTCTTCAGGAGCAACGTGACAACCTGAAGGTTGCtctgcagcacacacagagtcagCTAAAGGAGATAGCTGAGGAAAATGCTCAGCTGAAGTTACAACTCAGGAAGCAAGCAGAGGAACTAGAGGCAGAGACTGAGCAGAGGTCTTCAGCAGAAAAG ATTAACACACCCTCTACTTATGGTGGGAATGATCAACCCAGGTCATCTCCTACCCAAGATGGCAACATTCTTGCTCTTGCCCAGGATGATCTTATCCAAAGCCTGAATCAGGAAAACGGGGCATTGGCAGAGAGGATCCAGGAGCTTTTGGCTCACATTGAGCGCAAAGAGGATGACATCACAAAGCAGCAAACCCAACTGATGGAGCGTATCTCCCAGCTAGAAGAGGATCAGGTCAGGCTGGAGCAGGAGAACCGGGAACAGGGGTGTTTGATCTCAGAACTCACCAAGAAGACTGAGGATGATCTGAACACCATCATGGATCTGCAGCAGAAGTTAGTCCAAGGAGAAGAAGCTTCACATTTGATGTTCAATCAAGAAACTGACTCTACGAAAACAGGATCAGTATCTGGTAGTCAGCATAATAATCTCTGTGATTTACTAAAAAGCAGCTCACAAAAAAATCATCTTCATCTTGATTCACAAAAAGATGAAGCAGCCCAGCTGACCAATTCAGTCCAGAACCTCAAAACAGACCAAGAAGAATTGACTAAATCCATAAATTCACTCAGAGAGCAGCAAAGAGAAGTAGCTCTGTCAGTCCAAGTACAGACAGAAGAGAAACAGCAATTAACTCGGACAGTATGGGGACTGAAGGAGGAAAAAGACCACATCTCTAAAGCTCTGGCTGACCTTAAACAAGAGAAAGAGCAGCTGAGCAGGGCAGTCTGTGGGCTGAGAGATGAAAGAGAACACTTTAAAAGGTCCATAAACGGCcaaaaagaggagaaagagcAGCTAACCAAGTCTTTATCTGCACTTGAAAGAGATAAAGGGGCAATATTAGAATTTCTCTCAAGTGGAAAAGAAGAGCGAGAGGAAATAATGAAGTCACTGCAGagtttacagacagaaagagacCAGTTAAGCCAGACAGTGCTGTATCTGAAACAAGAGAGAGACAAACTAACCGATTCTCTTAAGTGTCTGAAGGAAAAGAGAGACCAGGAGCAAATATCTCACAGTTTAAAGGAAGAACACGACAGGTTGATGAAGTCAGTAAGCAGCttggaggaagaaaaaagaagaactgaATATTCAGTCCGTTGTTTGAAACAAGCAGAAGAGCAGATAATGCAGGTAATTCAAGACCTTAGGGAGGAAAGAGACAGCCTACAAGGTCTCAGcatccaaaaacaaacagaggagaggaATCAAAAGCAGCAGATGTTGAACTCAAGCAGCGCTGGTTTGACGAAGAAGAGTGAGATTCCTGCTGAGACTGCAGATTATGCTACACAAAGATGCCAGACTAATAACCATGGTGGAAACTTAATACAG CAGGAAGAAAATGATCTGATGAGAGATATTAAAACTTTGGGAGCAGAGCTAAAGAAGTCACAGGAGGAAATGGACAAGAGCCGTGCAGAG ATCAAGAGGCTTCAGGGTGAACTGCGTCATTCAGAAACgaggagggaggaggtggagagaaAGGCGAGCCAAGCAGCTGAAAACGCGATGAAGCTCACAGATGTTGAAAATCAGATGGAAGAAATCAAGAAGGAAAATTACAACCTCACAACCCAG gtgaaggAGCTGCAGAACAAACTGACAGGCCTGCTCCGGGAGAAGACTGACATGCTGTCACTCAAGGCTCAAACAGAGGAGCGATATAACATCCTCACAGCTCAGCTCAAAGCCAAG ACTGTTGCTCTAGAGGAGCTGAACTCGGAGTATATAGCTCTGAAAAGAGGACAAGGCAGCAGGGATGACGTTAATACTGTTCTTGTCTCACTCAGGGCACGTTacaatgacatcagagctaAG TATGATGCGCTGCTGAAAAGGAAAAGCCAGACAGACTTGGATATACCACCTTTAAAG GCCAAGCTGTCTTGCCTAGTGGTGAAGTGTCAGGAGAGGAACAGCTTATTAGATCAGATGATGAAGATCTTGCAGAGACAAGGCTGTGTGAACCCCTACCTCACACAGCAGGTCGAGCATCTGCTCAGCGATGCCGCTCTGCAGGAGTACACTGCAGCATTCACATTGGAAAATAACACAAAGACCTGGGATTACGCTAGTGGGTTTACTCCTGAATTTAGTTCAAAATATAAAAGCTGCACCAGTAAATTCATAACTGATCGGACCTGCCCGGTTGTATCCACCTCTGTAAAAAAGCATCAACAAACTGGAGTCACACCTGAAGCTGGAGTAGAGGGCAGAGGGAAAGAAATTTCCATAGTTTCCACCGAATCTTCAGGAAATCATCAAGACTGCGGTAGTGAATTCACACCTGTACTCACAGGATCGCTAAAGAAAGACGCCAACTCATCTGTGCCATCCTCACCAGTGCAAGAGCAAGCCACCGTCCAGGCGTCAGCGTCATCTGCTCTTCCACCAAATGAGCGAGAAATCACTGATACAGTGCCG GCACAGCTGTCTCCTTCTGCCGGTGGACCGCCCCAAGCAGCCAGTCAACCAGAGAAATTAGTGTTTCATCATCCGGAGATAAAGAAAGAGAAGTCCTCCCTCTGTGCCACCAGTGTGACTGGATACTTGTTGAGTCCTACCATTCCCTCCTCTGTCTCCTTTGCCAGTCCAAAGAGGAGGTTGAGTAGTCCTGAGAAGATCCTTAACCTCCACGAACAGCTACAGAAGACCCTGAGGAGCAGCTTTGAG GCTCCAAAGAGCAGAGGAAGGGGACAGGACCCCAGGAGGAGTCCATCACTGTCAGCTCCTGCAGACCTGAACAAAGCCTCTCAGACTAAGACGCTGAGCTTGAGTTTCAATAACGCGCAGATCAACTCTCTCACAGTCACCACAGCTATGAGCCAAGCTCCACACACTCCAGTAGTAACAACTAAACCAGTTGCCCCTAACAAGTCACCAACACTTTTTGAAGCAGTTGCATCTAGATCAGTTAATGCAACCTTCAGTCCCAGCATCTTTACTAACCATCACCTTAAAGGGGACACATCTGCTCTTTCTAGCTCTTCTAACTTTACTTTTTTCACCCCGGCTGCAAATAATGTCAAATCCATTTTAAGTAATGGCACTAATGAAACATTATCCTCAAAAATTACAAAGAAAATCACTGCAATCCCTGATGTATCCTATGCCGCGCATAAAGCTTCTCCACAGAGGGTTGCTACTTTTGACTCTGCTGTTACTAATCCAAAAGCCACTTCCTCAGATCCAACTGCCTCTCAAATATCAACTGCCCCTGAAGTTACAACTTTCAACATGACTTCTAAAATGGATGGTGCTATCCCTGAAGTTTCTCAGTCCAGTCAGCTGTCTCACTGCTCTCCTGAGAGATCGAACAAGTTTGCCACAACATTCACCGCTCGTTTAGGAAAAAGACCAAAGCCAG AAGCTCCAGCCGAGGTTCGTTCCATTGAAGTCATCAAAACAGTGGGTCAGAGCAACCTTATGATTGGCTGGGAGAGACCACCACTTGATGAGCTGGGATGCAGTAATGGCACGTTTGTGTATGGCTACAGG GTGTATGTTGATGGGGACTTTCACAAATCTGTCATGAGCTCAGCATGCACCAAG